In Penaeus vannamei isolate JL-2024 unplaced genomic scaffold, ASM4276789v1 unanchor4587, whole genome shotgun sequence, the sequence AACACATAACTATGCAGTTACAATATGAAGATGAAGCACGCTATGTGGAGttacaaaaaaaatctatattataGCAGACATTATATTGTCCTTTCAGTATATGATATACACCGAGGATAAAGATTTTTTCCACGTATACACGTTTTTGattaagtaaaaagagagaaaaaaaaaatcattcaatgCATTAACAAACTACTACACAAACCCTCTTTGGTTGAGTGTTTCATGCACCTAACACgctccttttttctttaaagaAAACGACGGATAGAACTCACAACAAAGGTATGGGTAactcaataaaaaatattatttaacAAGGGGTTCATCTTTCATTCGCTTGTGCTCTGTCTGGCTCGGGTCAGCATGAGGAACGGCCGTCAGCTGGTGCTCCTGGAGGCACATCGCTGACGGCTCCTCTTTTAGACCGAGTGATTTGGCTGCAGCGTCAGGAGAGACGACTTGACTGGCTGCCGCCGGGTCGCCTGGAGTCGAGTCGTCTTGCTTCGTCTTTGGTGTTTCTGCGGAGGAATCAGCTGCGTCTTTCACCTCCGGGGTCGTCGCCTCCGAGGCCTCGCCTTTCGCTGCTGGCCCCTTCGAAGACGTTCCTCTGGGCGTCGTGTCTGCCCCAGCGCTCTCCGCCTTTGTTTCTTCTGCAGGTGTGGTCTCAGGGCcatcggattcctcctcctcctcctcctcctcctccgccgcagACTCTGGCGTCGCCGTCTCGCTCGCCGCCTCGCCTCCCCTACGCCGCGCCCTCGCCGCTTCGTCCAGCGCGTCCTTGGTCATGGCCGCGGCCGCCGAccgctccacctcctcgtccactTCCTCGACGGACTCCTGCGTGTTGGTGACGGCCTTGAGACGCGCCGTGATGCGCGACAGGACGGCGTTGGAGGCGGCGAGGTTGACGGTGCGCAGGAGGTGGTCCTCCGCGCGGCGCTCGTGCAGCTCGCGGAAGTGGACCACGTTGGCCATGGCGGCGGGCGTGGCCAGCGACTGGCTGCGCTTCTCCCGCGCCGCCAGGTGGTCGCCCAGGCGCGAGTGCGAGGGGCTCACCAGCGACAGGCTCTTCTCGAAGAAGGTGTACATCTTCTCGGCCTTCGGGGAGATGCTGGAGGGCGAGCGCGAGCCGTCCTCGTGCTCCAGGCCGAGCTTCTTGAGGCAGCTCTCGTCGCACGTCCCGCATGACTCGCAGCGGCCGCCCAGCGCCTCGAAGCCCGCCTGCTGGTCCTTGATCTCCGGCCGGTCCACCACCAGGCGCGCGTGCTCCTGCGGGGGAAAAGCGACTCATGAACATCTCCCCTTCTTCaggaggaaaacgagggaagGCCCAGGAAGAGACACAAATGGGATTAAGCAagatgaagaaatgagagaggaaagcacTGAAACCCTAATCTTTTAATAACCTGAACCTCCTAAGACCCACGCCGGAGGACGCCTCAGATCTCCAGGCAATTTAATCCCTCAGCGTTAGGGGATCGATCCTATAAATATATCCTCATTTATTTCCTACACCTTTCAATTCTACAGCGCTCTCTCTTGCGCTGACACGTGCTGACAGATGCTGAATCCTCGTGGGAAGAACGCATCATGTCTTTGCCAATGCTGACTTTATTTCCCCACCTTTCAATCATGTGCAAGTTCTGGTTCTGTTCTGAATCGAAAGTATATATTCGTGGAGTTAATCAGACACTCTGAACAGATATTCCAGATAGACAGAGTCAGAGTTATATATAGTTTCTATTTCTGATGTTATATGTTAATGGACTGATGACATGATGGCTGTTTTCTCTTGGGTCCAACATATTCAGAGCAGAGGAAATGCGTCTTATTGTTTACGATAGACTTTGTCGCAAAAGCAAcctcactcgttctctttctctctctctttttggttcttttctttctttttctctctcaacacttacttacacacatacacacacgcacacgcacacacacacacatgtacatacacacacacacacacacacgcatacacacacacacgcatacacacacacacatacacacacacacacacacgcatacacacacacacacacacacacacacgcacacacacacacacacacacacacacacacacacactcacacataccatTTGCAATtagttcgacatgaattccacatacacGCACCTATTACTCACTCAAtcaccccagaaaaaaaaaacgaatgaaaaaggaCAAATTAAAAACACTTCGATTATCCCGAAAAGGTTTATTGATTGACGAACCAAACCGAGATTTCCTCAATACAATCTTGAGGAGGTcgtccacacacatccacatgagAAAAGGgtgaaatatgaagagaaaaaaaaagtgaaaaaaaaataacaacaatagaataaCTGCAGATTTGTTTCATTACAACGATGAATGAATTACATCAGCTGATCGATAATGTTAAGGTTGAATTACATCACGTATGGTATTTTATAGGCCTATTTAACGACGATGATCTGTGTCCCTTGCCTCGCTTGCCTTgggaaataaataaagggaagtaaagaaaggaagaaggagaaggaaagaaagggaaagggaaggagggaattagggaATGTGGGATTGATGATATGGGGAGAagcggggaggaaaggagtgagaggagggaaggagggaaggaggtagaagaggagagagagaggggcgaaagagagagagagagagagagagagagagagagagacagagacagagacagacagagagagacagacacagacacagacagagagagacagagaccaaacaggaaaaaagagacagagacagagaaagaaagacaaatccaGATaccgaaacagagaaaaaaaatcagaaaagaaaaaatggacaaaaaaacgagaaaaagcaaaaaaactacAAGCGGAGGCAAGACACACCCAATGGACATAACTTCCCTCACTCGGGAGCGTTACACTTCAAGCAAAAGCAACAGAGAAGATTCAGAGATGAATGAAATGTAAAAACGGATTCTTTCCAGTTTCTGAATTTCCGAGCTGTCAAAGAGGTCATAAaactttttataaatatatgtatttttcatgaGCGTGTAAACCGTATTTGGCGTACGCTTTTTAGATTAACATGAAGATGACTTTGATCAAATTGTAGTCTGTGGTAGAGGTcgccatttttatctatttaactattttttattctttttgtttattattatctattatttttatatttttattataataatggtcttttttttttgctctgtacACTCTGTGAAGGAGGGAAATAATACTTtttgtacgcttgtgaaaatagtaatagtagaaaaagATGCATGACCTctaagaaaggatgaagaaacaGCTATTTCAAATCTTCTGCAATCTGTGTTTTGCTGAATGGAAGAAAGTGAAAATATATTTTACTTACGACAACATTATGGAGATCACAGTGGAAGATGTTTATATCCACAATTTTCCATCTATTCTATCAATTCATTTGTTTAGTATTATCGTTACCTTtgacattgttttgtttttttctgggaatGTGGTGTTATCTCCATTTATTTCTAAGTATTAATGGAAGGAGAATTGAACTTGTAGAGATTTATCACAAGAATTACTGAGGTGACATTTATATCGACATGATATTTTCCTTAACACATAACTATGCAGTTACAATATGAAGATGAAGCACGCTATGTGGAGttacaaaaaaaatctatattataGCAGACATTATATTGTCCTTTCAGTATATGATATACACCGAGGATAAAGATTTTTTCCACGTATACACGTTTTTGattaagtaaaaagagagaaaaaaaaaatcattcaatgCATTAACAAACTACTACACAAACCCTCTTTGGTTGAGTGTTTCATGCACCTAACACGCTCCTTTTTCTTTAAAGAAAACGACGGATAGAACTCACAACTAAGGTATGGGTAactcaataaaaaatattatttaacAAGGGGTTCATCTTTCATTCGCTTGTGCTCTGTCTGGCTCGGGTCAGCATGAGGAACGGCCGTCAGCTGGTGCTCCTGGAGGCACATCGCTAACGACTCCTCTTTTAGACCGAGTGATTTGGCTGCAGCGTCAGGAGAGACGACTTGACTGGCTGCCGCCGGTTCGCCTGGAGTCGAGTCGTCTTGCTTCGTCTTTGGTGTTTCTGCGGAGGAATCAGCTGCGTCTTTCACCTCCGGGGTCGTCGCCTCCGAGGCCTCGCCTTTCGCTGTTGGCCCCTTCGAAGACGTTCCTTTGGGCGTCGTGTCTGCCCCAGCGCTCTCCGCCTTTGTTTCTTCTGCAGGTGTGATCTCAGTGACGGTCTTGGCCGCGTCTGTCGTCTCAGGGCcatcggattcctcctcctcctcctcctcctccgccgcagACTCTGGCGTCGCCGTCTCGCTCGCCGCCTCGCCTACCCTACGCCGCGCCCTCGCCGCTTCGTCCAGCGCGTCCTTGGTCATGGCCGCGGCCGCCGAccgctccacctcctcgtccactTCCTCGACGGACTCCTGCGTGTTGGTGACGGCCTTGAGACGCGCCGTGATGCGCGACAGGACGGCGTTGGAGGCGGCGAGGTTGACGGTGCGCAGGAGGTGGTCCTCCGCGCGGCGCTCGTGCAGCTCGCGGAAGTGGACCACGTTGGCCATGGCGGCGGGCGTGGCCAGCGACTGGCTGCGCTTCTCCCGCGCCGCCAGGTGGTCGCCCAGGCGCGAGTGCGAGGGGCTCACCAGTGACAGGCTCTTCTCGAAGAAGGTGTACATCTTTTCGGCCTTCGGGGAGATGCTGGAGGGCGAGCGCGAGCCGTCCTCGTGCTCCAGGCCGAGCTTCTTGAGGCAGCTCTCGTCGCACGTCCCGCACGACTCGCAGCGGCCGCCCAGCGCCTCGAAGCCCGCCTGCTGGTCCTTGATCTCCGGCCGGTCCACCACCAGGCGCGCGTGCTCCTGCGGGGGAAAAGCGACTCATGAACATCTCCCCTTCTTCaggaggaaaacgagggaagGACCAGGAAGAGACACAAATAGGATTAAGCAagatgaagaaatgagagaggaaagcacTGAAACCCTAATCTTTTAATAACCTGAACCTCCTAAGACCCACGCCGGAGGACGCCTCAGATCTCCTGGCAATTTAATCCCTCAGCGTTAGGGGATCGATCCTATAAATATATCCTCATTTATTTCCTACACCTTTCAATTCTACAGCGCTCTCTCTTGCAACAAGACCTTTTCCCTTCACAATAAGCAAGAAATGCGATCCAATCCCAAGTGAAGGATTCCTCATACTTAATAATACTTAATAACTCAGCGTTCTCAATATCCAGCAGCTCTCAGAGAGATTCAAACCTTTAATCAAAAACTCAATAAgcaattaagaaaaagagaagactatCCACGTCATGCAATAATTACAAACTACGATAAGGTttgtcaataatgatatttttaaagcTTAATACCATTACCAGTATTATATAGTATTGTATTATCAATAAAGTCAACTTAACTATACTCTATAATGTTAATCACATCAGCATCGCGTAGCATAATACTAACGCTGatcaacattagtaatgataacacattCATAATAACATTTCTTAAGCTTTAGACTTAAATGAAATATTGTGGTGCCATTTAAGAGGAACTGATAAAtccatttcagaaaaaaaactatttacatTACACAGTCCACAaactctttcaatttctttcgtCACTGAATCAAAATTTTAAATCCTACATATCCAAGAATTATCCAAATGGTACATGGCCTTTAATATTCATGTGCAGCAGGCTAAGAAATTTATGACATGACCGTAAAATAACTGCGCTCTGAATTTGCATACATGGCCGTGCATACATTCATAGGCATGAACTGGCGCACAAGGACTTacacgcaaacacgtacacacagacacacacacacaccacacacacacacatactcacacataaataaatgagtacataaatagatagataggtaagtagatggattgatagatagattgatagataaatagatggataggtaggtatacatatagatagaaatatagataaacctatagatagattggtagataaaggtagagagagagagaaagagaaagagatagaaagatagatagagagagagagagagagaaagagagagagagagagataatattttgataatgatactaataatggtaagaaataaagagagagagagagagagagagaaagagagatagatatatatatatagagagagaaatcgatagagagatagagagagagagagagaaagagagcaatattGATTTCATCAAATAGGCTCTTGGTATTATTAAAGGAATCCGAAGCATCTCTAAGTGATTATTTTTCATACTGGAAGATTAGAAATGGGTgaatagagtgatagataaacaaatggatagatgaataaatagatgaatgaataagaagatgaataaataaatggatcatgaatatatgtatatatgtgtgtgtgtgtgtgtgtgtgtgtgtgtgtgtgtgtgtgtgtacatgtgtgcgtgtgtgcatgtgcgtgtgtgcgtgtgtgcatgtgtgcatatatatatatatatatatatatatatatatatatatatatatatatatatatatacacacatacatatgtatatatatctatatctatatatctatatctatatatatatatatacatatatatatatatatatatatatatatatatatacatacatacatacatacatatatatatatatatatatatatatatatatatatatatatatatatatatatatatatatatatatactcattttccTAGTTTATGAAAAGCTTTGGGAATCATCTTGAATGATATCCCAAGAAGAAGATTGAGAACAGAATAGGAAAACTTTTGAGCTGAATTTTACCGAAGAAATTTTCAGAAGAGAGTGgcttttatcctctcctctttctcctcttcctctttctatgcttcctcctcctcctcctcctcctccactttgacgtcttccgtctcctccctcttatcctgcttctccttctctccttattcatgctacacctcctccctctactcctccattttccctcttccttctcccctttctataCATCCTTCtacttttccatttcttctttcttatatatatatatatatatatatatatatatatatatatatatatatatatatatatatatatatatatatacaaacacatagaccgatagattgatagatagctagatagataaatagacagacagacagatagataggtaaatatagacagatagagagagtgagagagtaaagtTAAGAGCATccatagataaaacaaaagatatacAAAGCTACAAAAAGAAGATCAAATCCACAACAGCATCCGAAAAATAAACCACACATGCAACATTTTACATCCGGGTCCCTTTAGTCTTTGTTTACATCGAATGTGCGCGGGAATTTCAGTTCTAAAGATAGCAAGACGAACATGAGTCaaactatgaagaaaaaaaactatgctCAAGGATATCAGATATTTAGCGAACTCAACTCGGCTGAAACTATGATTAGCGAAATAATTCAAGAGATTTACCCACTTTGCATATTTTAATCCTAGGCTTGGAGAGGCCAGAGAGACAGGGCGGGAGGCAAGGAGCCGTATCTCTATCAAAATATCGTATAATAAGCATTAATTATATCGCGTAATGAGCGTTATTAATGATTTCATTTTAAGGAAGGTTAGTAATAACTTCGGTTAATAACGCTAATGAACGAAATCCGCGGAGAAACTGATCTTCTCTGATGAACATGAGATTACGGCAATTGATGAAGATAATCAGGGATATTTTTTGGGATAAGAGAAAgttgataaggaagaggaaggatgaggaaacccaataaggaagaaatatacacaaaaaggCCAAGAGACACGTAATTGAAGACTGCTTTGATACggacacatatatcacacacatatatctcacacacacacacacacacacacacacacacacacacacacacacacacacacacacacacacacacacacacacacacacaaacacacacacacacaaacacacacacacatatatatatatatatatatatatatatatatatatatatatatatatat encodes:
- the LOC138861322 gene encoding neuromodulin-like, encoding MYTFFEKSLSLVSPSHSRLGDHLAAREKRSQSLATPAAMANVVHFRELHERRAEDHLLRTVNLAASNAVLSRITARLKAVTNTQESVEEVDEEVERSAAAAMTKDALDEAARARRRVGEAASETATPESAAEEEEEEEESDGPETTDAAKTVTEITPAEETKAESAGADTTPKGTSSKGPTAKGEASEATTPEVKDAADSSAETPKTKQDDSTPGEPAAASQVVSPDAAAKSLGLKEESLAMCLQEHQLTAVPHADPSQTEHKRMKDEPLVK